A section of the Oncorhynchus keta strain PuntledgeMale-10-30-2019 chromosome 15, Oket_V2, whole genome shotgun sequence genome encodes:
- the LOC118394384 gene encoding anion exchange protein 2-like isoform X2 — translation MDFLLEIKPVQPPPSPRRIDDDEDEERDLNKTLGVQRFQQILHPPARGPPEKHRAYNEEDFEYHRHSSHHIHHPLSKLPPEGKKKKSNKRKKGTGRRRGSGAGGAPTIEEDEEEEEAEEESYSQYDGEGGQTTTPDTDMDTHNADVQFFVSEDDCASATPTPTPSQPGSASFPRHLTIVPETALGTDLPEDATPTDKPVDSVLAPHKGRNGLSSGPSRESPSPSTWGSIPPSSRAPPPGGSRSYDLQERRRSGNMTCGLQEHHQRQATDDSEAQMLGSADLDGIKSHRFEDVPAVRRHLVRKSNKGQVVHINKDHKEPSARSRKLDRTPHEVFVELNELVMDKNQELQWRETARWIKFEEEVEEETDRWGKPHVASLSFRSLLELRKTISHGAVLLDLKQKTLPGIAHQVVEQMIISDQIKVEDRANVLRALLLKHSHPSDEKEHSSFTRNISAASLVSLMVNHQNSSNHTGQAEPSVTDPLMDGGGAAGTITDSRIDVEKSEKDNPPILGMHRSKSKHELKLLEKIPENAEATVVLVGAVAFLEQPSMAFVRLQEAVLLESVLEVPVPVRFLFLLMGPPIANIDYHQIGRSISTLMSDKHFHEAAYLADERQDLLNAINSFLDCSVVLPPSEVGGEELLRSVARFQREMLRKREEQQGKELKVKEPKSHKDKALQAPFKPGVDPLRRSGRLFGGLIRDAARRYPKYASDLRDALNPQCMAAIIFIYFAALSPAVTFGGLLGEKTGGLIGVSELIIATSMQGVIFSLLGAQPLLVVGFSGPLLVFEEAFYSFCNANDMEYLTGRVWIGFWLVLIVVLIVAFEGSFLVRFVSRFTQEIFSFLISLIFIYETFSKLGKIFQEHPLQRCYLVNGTWTSSSCNHTVVDVPDKVVGEPNTALLTLVLMSGTFFIAFYLRKFKNSAFFPGKLRRMIGDFGVPISILIMVLVDYSIKDTYTQKLSVPTGFSVTSPEKRGWLIPPLGSDGQFPVWMMGASILPALLVFILIFMETQITTLIVCKKERMLLKGSGFHLDLLIIVAIGGVSALFGLPWLAAATVRSVTHTNALTVMSKAVAPGDKPRIQEVKEQRVTGFFVALFVGLSIVIGDLLRQIPIAVLFGIFLYMGVMSLNGIQLTERMLLLLMPPKYHPDHTYVRKVRTLRMHLFTGIQLVCLAALWAVMSTAASLAFPFVLILTVPVKWFLLPRIFTTREMQCLDADDAEPKFDEREGQDEYTEMHMPV, via the exons ATGGACTTCCTGCTTGAAATCAAG CCGGTCCAGCCGCCGCCCTCTCCTCGGCGGATTGACGATGACGAGGACGAAGAGCGGGACCTGAACAAGACCCTGGGAGTGCAGCGGTTCCAGCAGATCCTCCACCCGCCGGCCCGTGGACCACCAGAGAAGCACCGGGCCTATAACGAGGAGGACTTTGAGT ACCACCGCCACTCCTCTCATCACATCCACCACCCGCTGTCCAAACTTCCCCCggaggggaagaagaagaagagcaaCAAGAGGAAGAAGGGAACGGGACGGAGAAGAGGATCCGGGGCCGGAGGAGCTCCCACCatagaggaggacgaggaggaagaggaggcggaggaagAGTCCTACAGCCAGTAcgatggagagggagggcagaccACCACACCTGAtacagacatggacacacacaacGCGGATGTGCAG TTCTTTGTGTCTGAGGATGACTGTGCCAGTGCCACTCCTACTCCCACGCCAAGCCAGCCTGGCAGTGCCAGCTTTCCCAGACACCTCACCATCGTACCCGAGACTGCCCTGGGCACCGACCTGCCAGAGGACGCCACACCTACTGA TAAGCCAGTGGACTCGGTGTTGGCCCCTCACAAAGGGAGGAACGGCCTGTCCTCCGGCCCCTCCCGGGAGTCCCCTAGCCCATCCACATGGGGTTCCATACCTCCCTCCTCCAGAGCACCGCCCCCTGGTGGTAGCCGCAGCTATGACCTGCAGGAGCGCCGGCGCTCGGGCAACATGACGTGTGGGCTGCAGGAGCATCACCAGCGCCAGGCCACTGACGACAGCGAGGCCCAGATGCTGGGGTCCGCCGACCTGGATGGGATCAAAA GCCACAGGTTTGAGGATGTCCCTGCGGTTCGCCGTCACCTGGTCAGGAAGAGCAACAAGGGGCAGGTGGTGCACATCAACAAGGACCACAAGGAGCCTAGTGCCCGCAGCCGCAAGTTGGATCGTACCCCACACGAG GTGTTTGTAGAGCTAAACGAGCTGGTGATGGATAAGAACCAGGAGTTGCAGTGGCGGGAGACGGCTCGCTGGATAAAGTttgaggaggaagtggaggaggaaaCGGACCGTTGGGGGAAACCCCACGTCGCCTCACTCTCCTTCCGTAGTCTCCTGGAGCTCCGAAAGACCATCTCCCatg GTGCGGTGCTGCTGGACTTGAAGCAGAAGACCTTGCCTGGCATCGCCCATCAGGTGGTGGAGCAGATGATCATCTCTGATCAGATCAAAGTAGAGGACCGGGCCAATGTCCTCAGAGCCCTACTACTCAAACACAG TCACCCGAGCGATGAGAAGGAACACAGCTCTTTCACGCGGAACATCTCTGCCGCCAGCCTGGTCTCACTGATGGTGAACCACCAAAACAGCAGCAACCACACAGGCCAAGCTGAGCCCTCTGTGACTGACCCCCTCATGGATGGAGGAGGGGCTGCCGGCACCATCACAGACTCCCGCATCGACGTGGAGAAGAGCGAG AAGGACAATCCTCCCATATTGGGCATGCACAGGTCCAAGTCCAAGCATGAGCTCAAGTTGCTGGAGAAGATTCCGGAAAATGCAGAGGCTACTGTCGTCCTCGTAG GCGCCGTGGCCTTCCTGGAGCAGCCTTCCATGGCGTTTGTTCGTCTGCAGGAAGCCGTCCTGCTAGAGTCCGTGCTGGAGGTTCCTGTTCCTGTGCGTTTTCTCTTCCTCCTCATGGGCCCACCCATCGCCAACATTGACTACCACCAGATTGGCCGCTCCATCTCTACACTTATGTCTGACAAG CACTTCCATGAGGCGGCATACTTGGCGGACGAGCGGCAGGACCTGCTGAATGCCATCAACAGCTTCCTGGACTGCAGCGTCGTGCTGCCGCCGTCTGAGGTGGGGGGCGAAGAGCTGCTGCGCTCGGTGGCCCGCTTCCAGAGAGAGATGCTCCGCAAGAGAGAGGAGCAGCAGGGCAAGGAGCTCAAGGTCAAAGAGCCAAAGAGCCACAAGGATAAAG ctctgCAGGCGCCTTTCAAACCTGGGGTCGACCCTCTGCGCCGTTCAGGCCGCCTGTTTGGGGGACTGATCCGCGATGCCGCACGGCGCTACCCCAAATATGCCAGTGACTTACGTGACGCGCTCAACCCCCAGTGCATGGCCGCCATCATATTCATCTACTTCGCTGCCCTGTCGCCCGCCGTCACCTTCGGAGGACTactgg GTGAGAAAACAGGGGGGTTGATTGGCGTGTCGGAGCTGATAATCGCCACGTCAATGCAAGGGGTTATATTCTCCCTCCTTGGGGCGCAGCCTCTCCTTGTGGTGGGCTTCTCTGGACCCCTGCTGGTGTTTGAGGAGGCCTTCTACTCG TTCTGCAATGCCAATGACATGGAGTATCTGACAGGCCGGGTATGGATTGGCTTCTGGCTGGTGCTCATCGTTGTCCTCATAGTGGCCTTCGAGGGAAGCTTCCTGGTCCGCTTCGTGTCGCGCTTCACCCAGGAGATCTTCTCCTTCCTCATCTCCCTCATCTTCATCTACGAGACCTTCTCCaaactgggcaag ATCTTTCAAGAGCATCCTCTTCAACGCTGTTACCTCGTCAACGGCACAtggacatcatcatcatgcaaCCACACTGTGGTCGACGTGCCTGACAAGGTGGTAGGAGAGCCCAACACAGCCCTTCTGACGCTGGTGCTCATGTCTGGAACCTTCTTCATTGCATTCTACCTGCGCAAGTTCAAGAACAGTGCCTTCTTCCCTGGCAAG CTCCGTAGGATGATTGGAGACTTCGGGGTTCCCATCTCGATTCTCATCATGGTGTTGGTGGACTACAGCATAAAAGACACCTACACCCAG AAGCTGAGCGTGCCCACAGGCTTCTCGGTGACCAGTCCTGAGAAGCGGGGGTGGCTGATCCCTCCGCTGGGCTCAGACGGCCAGTTCCCTGTCTGGATGATGGGTGCTAGCATCCTACCCGCACTGCTCGTTTTCATCCTTATCTTCATGGAGACGCAGATCACCAC GCTAATAGTCTGTAAGAAGGAGCGGATGCTGTTGAAGGGCTCCGGATTCCACCTGGACCTGCTCATCATTGTGGCCATAGGTGGGGTTTCAGCCCTGTTCGGCCTGCCCTGGTTGGCCGCCGCCACCGTGCGTTCTGTCACCCACACCAACGCCCTTACCGTCATGAGCAAAGCGGTGGCCCCCGGCGATAAGCCCCGTATCCAGGAAGTGAAAGAGCAGAGGGTGACGGGCTTCTTCGTAGCTCTGTTCGTTG GTTTGTCCATTGTGATCGGAGATCTCCTGCGCCAAATTCCCATCGCTGTGCTCTTTGGGATTTTCCTCTACATGGGTGTCATGTCCCTCAACGGTATCCAGCTCACAGAGCGCATGCTGCTGCTGCTTATGCCCCCCAAGTATCATCCTGACCACACCTATGTCCGCAAG gtgagGACCCTGCGGATGCACCTGTTCACAGGGATTCAGCTGGTGTGTCTGGCGGCTCTGTGGGCGGTCATGTCCACAGCGGCCTCGTTGGCCTTCCCCTTCGTTCTCATCCTCACCGTGCCTGTCAAATGGTTCCTGCTGCCCCGCATCTTCACCACACGTGAGATGCAGTGT TTGGATGCAGATGACGCAGAACCTAAGTTtgatgagagggagggacaggatgAGTACACGGAGATGCACATGCCTGTATAA
- the LOC118394384 gene encoding anion exchange protein 2-like isoform X1 gives MSNPKDASDTNVAASTKTAVTSAPVQPPPSPRRIDDDEDEERDLNKTLGVQRFQQILHPPARGPPEKHRAYNEEDFEYHRHSSHHIHHPLSKLPPEGKKKKSNKRKKGTGRRRGSGAGGAPTIEEDEEEEEAEEESYSQYDGEGGQTTTPDTDMDTHNADVQFFVSEDDCASATPTPTPSQPGSASFPRHLTIVPETALGTDLPEDATPTDKPVDSVLAPHKGRNGLSSGPSRESPSPSTWGSIPPSSRAPPPGGSRSYDLQERRRSGNMTCGLQEHHQRQATDDSEAQMLGSADLDGIKSHRFEDVPAVRRHLVRKSNKGQVVHINKDHKEPSARSRKLDRTPHEVFVELNELVMDKNQELQWRETARWIKFEEEVEEETDRWGKPHVASLSFRSLLELRKTISHGAVLLDLKQKTLPGIAHQVVEQMIISDQIKVEDRANVLRALLLKHSHPSDEKEHSSFTRNISAASLVSLMVNHQNSSNHTGQAEPSVTDPLMDGGGAAGTITDSRIDVEKSEKDNPPILGMHRSKSKHELKLLEKIPENAEATVVLVGAVAFLEQPSMAFVRLQEAVLLESVLEVPVPVRFLFLLMGPPIANIDYHQIGRSISTLMSDKHFHEAAYLADERQDLLNAINSFLDCSVVLPPSEVGGEELLRSVARFQREMLRKREEQQGKELKVKEPKSHKDKALQAPFKPGVDPLRRSGRLFGGLIRDAARRYPKYASDLRDALNPQCMAAIIFIYFAALSPAVTFGGLLGEKTGGLIGVSELIIATSMQGVIFSLLGAQPLLVVGFSGPLLVFEEAFYSFCNANDMEYLTGRVWIGFWLVLIVVLIVAFEGSFLVRFVSRFTQEIFSFLISLIFIYETFSKLGKIFQEHPLQRCYLVNGTWTSSSCNHTVVDVPDKVVGEPNTALLTLVLMSGTFFIAFYLRKFKNSAFFPGKLRRMIGDFGVPISILIMVLVDYSIKDTYTQKLSVPTGFSVTSPEKRGWLIPPLGSDGQFPVWMMGASILPALLVFILIFMETQITTLIVCKKERMLLKGSGFHLDLLIIVAIGGVSALFGLPWLAAATVRSVTHTNALTVMSKAVAPGDKPRIQEVKEQRVTGFFVALFVGLSIVIGDLLRQIPIAVLFGIFLYMGVMSLNGIQLTERMLLLLMPPKYHPDHTYVRKVRTLRMHLFTGIQLVCLAALWAVMSTAASLAFPFVLILTVPVKWFLLPRIFTTREMQCLDADDAEPKFDEREGQDEYTEMHMPV, from the exons ATGAGTAACCCTAAGGATGCCAGCGACACCAATGTCGCCGCCAGCACCAAGACCGCGGTCACGTCAGCC CCGGTCCAGCCGCCGCCCTCTCCTCGGCGGATTGACGATGACGAGGACGAAGAGCGGGACCTGAACAAGACCCTGGGAGTGCAGCGGTTCCAGCAGATCCTCCACCCGCCGGCCCGTGGACCACCAGAGAAGCACCGGGCCTATAACGAGGAGGACTTTGAGT ACCACCGCCACTCCTCTCATCACATCCACCACCCGCTGTCCAAACTTCCCCCggaggggaagaagaagaagagcaaCAAGAGGAAGAAGGGAACGGGACGGAGAAGAGGATCCGGGGCCGGAGGAGCTCCCACCatagaggaggacgaggaggaagaggaggcggaggaagAGTCCTACAGCCAGTAcgatggagagggagggcagaccACCACACCTGAtacagacatggacacacacaacGCGGATGTGCAG TTCTTTGTGTCTGAGGATGACTGTGCCAGTGCCACTCCTACTCCCACGCCAAGCCAGCCTGGCAGTGCCAGCTTTCCCAGACACCTCACCATCGTACCCGAGACTGCCCTGGGCACCGACCTGCCAGAGGACGCCACACCTACTGA TAAGCCAGTGGACTCGGTGTTGGCCCCTCACAAAGGGAGGAACGGCCTGTCCTCCGGCCCCTCCCGGGAGTCCCCTAGCCCATCCACATGGGGTTCCATACCTCCCTCCTCCAGAGCACCGCCCCCTGGTGGTAGCCGCAGCTATGACCTGCAGGAGCGCCGGCGCTCGGGCAACATGACGTGTGGGCTGCAGGAGCATCACCAGCGCCAGGCCACTGACGACAGCGAGGCCCAGATGCTGGGGTCCGCCGACCTGGATGGGATCAAAA GCCACAGGTTTGAGGATGTCCCTGCGGTTCGCCGTCACCTGGTCAGGAAGAGCAACAAGGGGCAGGTGGTGCACATCAACAAGGACCACAAGGAGCCTAGTGCCCGCAGCCGCAAGTTGGATCGTACCCCACACGAG GTGTTTGTAGAGCTAAACGAGCTGGTGATGGATAAGAACCAGGAGTTGCAGTGGCGGGAGACGGCTCGCTGGATAAAGTttgaggaggaagtggaggaggaaaCGGACCGTTGGGGGAAACCCCACGTCGCCTCACTCTCCTTCCGTAGTCTCCTGGAGCTCCGAAAGACCATCTCCCatg GTGCGGTGCTGCTGGACTTGAAGCAGAAGACCTTGCCTGGCATCGCCCATCAGGTGGTGGAGCAGATGATCATCTCTGATCAGATCAAAGTAGAGGACCGGGCCAATGTCCTCAGAGCCCTACTACTCAAACACAG TCACCCGAGCGATGAGAAGGAACACAGCTCTTTCACGCGGAACATCTCTGCCGCCAGCCTGGTCTCACTGATGGTGAACCACCAAAACAGCAGCAACCACACAGGCCAAGCTGAGCCCTCTGTGACTGACCCCCTCATGGATGGAGGAGGGGCTGCCGGCACCATCACAGACTCCCGCATCGACGTGGAGAAGAGCGAG AAGGACAATCCTCCCATATTGGGCATGCACAGGTCCAAGTCCAAGCATGAGCTCAAGTTGCTGGAGAAGATTCCGGAAAATGCAGAGGCTACTGTCGTCCTCGTAG GCGCCGTGGCCTTCCTGGAGCAGCCTTCCATGGCGTTTGTTCGTCTGCAGGAAGCCGTCCTGCTAGAGTCCGTGCTGGAGGTTCCTGTTCCTGTGCGTTTTCTCTTCCTCCTCATGGGCCCACCCATCGCCAACATTGACTACCACCAGATTGGCCGCTCCATCTCTACACTTATGTCTGACAAG CACTTCCATGAGGCGGCATACTTGGCGGACGAGCGGCAGGACCTGCTGAATGCCATCAACAGCTTCCTGGACTGCAGCGTCGTGCTGCCGCCGTCTGAGGTGGGGGGCGAAGAGCTGCTGCGCTCGGTGGCCCGCTTCCAGAGAGAGATGCTCCGCAAGAGAGAGGAGCAGCAGGGCAAGGAGCTCAAGGTCAAAGAGCCAAAGAGCCACAAGGATAAAG ctctgCAGGCGCCTTTCAAACCTGGGGTCGACCCTCTGCGCCGTTCAGGCCGCCTGTTTGGGGGACTGATCCGCGATGCCGCACGGCGCTACCCCAAATATGCCAGTGACTTACGTGACGCGCTCAACCCCCAGTGCATGGCCGCCATCATATTCATCTACTTCGCTGCCCTGTCGCCCGCCGTCACCTTCGGAGGACTactgg GTGAGAAAACAGGGGGGTTGATTGGCGTGTCGGAGCTGATAATCGCCACGTCAATGCAAGGGGTTATATTCTCCCTCCTTGGGGCGCAGCCTCTCCTTGTGGTGGGCTTCTCTGGACCCCTGCTGGTGTTTGAGGAGGCCTTCTACTCG TTCTGCAATGCCAATGACATGGAGTATCTGACAGGCCGGGTATGGATTGGCTTCTGGCTGGTGCTCATCGTTGTCCTCATAGTGGCCTTCGAGGGAAGCTTCCTGGTCCGCTTCGTGTCGCGCTTCACCCAGGAGATCTTCTCCTTCCTCATCTCCCTCATCTTCATCTACGAGACCTTCTCCaaactgggcaag ATCTTTCAAGAGCATCCTCTTCAACGCTGTTACCTCGTCAACGGCACAtggacatcatcatcatgcaaCCACACTGTGGTCGACGTGCCTGACAAGGTGGTAGGAGAGCCCAACACAGCCCTTCTGACGCTGGTGCTCATGTCTGGAACCTTCTTCATTGCATTCTACCTGCGCAAGTTCAAGAACAGTGCCTTCTTCCCTGGCAAG CTCCGTAGGATGATTGGAGACTTCGGGGTTCCCATCTCGATTCTCATCATGGTGTTGGTGGACTACAGCATAAAAGACACCTACACCCAG AAGCTGAGCGTGCCCACAGGCTTCTCGGTGACCAGTCCTGAGAAGCGGGGGTGGCTGATCCCTCCGCTGGGCTCAGACGGCCAGTTCCCTGTCTGGATGATGGGTGCTAGCATCCTACCCGCACTGCTCGTTTTCATCCTTATCTTCATGGAGACGCAGATCACCAC GCTAATAGTCTGTAAGAAGGAGCGGATGCTGTTGAAGGGCTCCGGATTCCACCTGGACCTGCTCATCATTGTGGCCATAGGTGGGGTTTCAGCCCTGTTCGGCCTGCCCTGGTTGGCCGCCGCCACCGTGCGTTCTGTCACCCACACCAACGCCCTTACCGTCATGAGCAAAGCGGTGGCCCCCGGCGATAAGCCCCGTATCCAGGAAGTGAAAGAGCAGAGGGTGACGGGCTTCTTCGTAGCTCTGTTCGTTG GTTTGTCCATTGTGATCGGAGATCTCCTGCGCCAAATTCCCATCGCTGTGCTCTTTGGGATTTTCCTCTACATGGGTGTCATGTCCCTCAACGGTATCCAGCTCACAGAGCGCATGCTGCTGCTGCTTATGCCCCCCAAGTATCATCCTGACCACACCTATGTCCGCAAG gtgagGACCCTGCGGATGCACCTGTTCACAGGGATTCAGCTGGTGTGTCTGGCGGCTCTGTGGGCGGTCATGTCCACAGCGGCCTCGTTGGCCTTCCCCTTCGTTCTCATCCTCACCGTGCCTGTCAAATGGTTCCTGCTGCCCCGCATCTTCACCACACGTGAGATGCAGTGT TTGGATGCAGATGACGCAGAACCTAAGTTtgatgagagggagggacaggatgAGTACACGGAGATGCACATGCCTGTATAA
- the LOC118394384 gene encoding anion exchange protein 2-like isoform X4: MDKNQELQWRETARWIKFEEEVEEETDRWGKPHVASLSFRSLLELRKTISHGAVLLDLKQKTLPGIAHQVVEQMIISDQIKVEDRANVLRALLLKHSHPSDEKEHSSFTRNISAASLVSLMVNHQNSSNHTGQAEPSVTDPLMDGGGAAGTITDSRIDVEKSEKDNPPILGMHRSKSKHELKLLEKIPENAEATVVLVGAVAFLEQPSMAFVRLQEAVLLESVLEVPVPVRFLFLLMGPPIANIDYHQIGRSISTLMSDKHFHEAAYLADERQDLLNAINSFLDCSVVLPPSEVGGEELLRSVARFQREMLRKREEQQGKELKVKEPKSHKDKALQAPFKPGVDPLRRSGRLFGGLIRDAARRYPKYASDLRDALNPQCMAAIIFIYFAALSPAVTFGGLLGEKTGGLIGVSELIIATSMQGVIFSLLGAQPLLVVGFSGPLLVFEEAFYSFCNANDMEYLTGRVWIGFWLVLIVVLIVAFEGSFLVRFVSRFTQEIFSFLISLIFIYETFSKLGKIFQEHPLQRCYLVNGTWTSSSCNHTVVDVPDKVVGEPNTALLTLVLMSGTFFIAFYLRKFKNSAFFPGKLRRMIGDFGVPISILIMVLVDYSIKDTYTQKLSVPTGFSVTSPEKRGWLIPPLGSDGQFPVWMMGASILPALLVFILIFMETQITTLIVCKKERMLLKGSGFHLDLLIIVAIGGVSALFGLPWLAAATVRSVTHTNALTVMSKAVAPGDKPRIQEVKEQRVTGFFVALFVGLSIVIGDLLRQIPIAVLFGIFLYMGVMSLNGIQLTERMLLLLMPPKYHPDHTYVRKVRTLRMHLFTGIQLVCLAALWAVMSTAASLAFPFVLILTVPVKWFLLPRIFTTREMQCLDADDAEPKFDEREGQDEYTEMHMPV, translated from the exons ATGGATAAGAACCAGGAGTTGCAGTGGCGGGAGACGGCTCGCTGGATAAAGTttgaggaggaagtggaggaggaaaCGGACCGTTGGGGGAAACCCCACGTCGCCTCACTCTCCTTCCGTAGTCTCCTGGAGCTCCGAAAGACCATCTCCCatg GTGCGGTGCTGCTGGACTTGAAGCAGAAGACCTTGCCTGGCATCGCCCATCAGGTGGTGGAGCAGATGATCATCTCTGATCAGATCAAAGTAGAGGACCGGGCCAATGTCCTCAGAGCCCTACTACTCAAACACAG TCACCCGAGCGATGAGAAGGAACACAGCTCTTTCACGCGGAACATCTCTGCCGCCAGCCTGGTCTCACTGATGGTGAACCACCAAAACAGCAGCAACCACACAGGCCAAGCTGAGCCCTCTGTGACTGACCCCCTCATGGATGGAGGAGGGGCTGCCGGCACCATCACAGACTCCCGCATCGACGTGGAGAAGAGCGAG AAGGACAATCCTCCCATATTGGGCATGCACAGGTCCAAGTCCAAGCATGAGCTCAAGTTGCTGGAGAAGATTCCGGAAAATGCAGAGGCTACTGTCGTCCTCGTAG GCGCCGTGGCCTTCCTGGAGCAGCCTTCCATGGCGTTTGTTCGTCTGCAGGAAGCCGTCCTGCTAGAGTCCGTGCTGGAGGTTCCTGTTCCTGTGCGTTTTCTCTTCCTCCTCATGGGCCCACCCATCGCCAACATTGACTACCACCAGATTGGCCGCTCCATCTCTACACTTATGTCTGACAAG CACTTCCATGAGGCGGCATACTTGGCGGACGAGCGGCAGGACCTGCTGAATGCCATCAACAGCTTCCTGGACTGCAGCGTCGTGCTGCCGCCGTCTGAGGTGGGGGGCGAAGAGCTGCTGCGCTCGGTGGCCCGCTTCCAGAGAGAGATGCTCCGCAAGAGAGAGGAGCAGCAGGGCAAGGAGCTCAAGGTCAAAGAGCCAAAGAGCCACAAGGATAAAG ctctgCAGGCGCCTTTCAAACCTGGGGTCGACCCTCTGCGCCGTTCAGGCCGCCTGTTTGGGGGACTGATCCGCGATGCCGCACGGCGCTACCCCAAATATGCCAGTGACTTACGTGACGCGCTCAACCCCCAGTGCATGGCCGCCATCATATTCATCTACTTCGCTGCCCTGTCGCCCGCCGTCACCTTCGGAGGACTactgg GTGAGAAAACAGGGGGGTTGATTGGCGTGTCGGAGCTGATAATCGCCACGTCAATGCAAGGGGTTATATTCTCCCTCCTTGGGGCGCAGCCTCTCCTTGTGGTGGGCTTCTCTGGACCCCTGCTGGTGTTTGAGGAGGCCTTCTACTCG TTCTGCAATGCCAATGACATGGAGTATCTGACAGGCCGGGTATGGATTGGCTTCTGGCTGGTGCTCATCGTTGTCCTCATAGTGGCCTTCGAGGGAAGCTTCCTGGTCCGCTTCGTGTCGCGCTTCACCCAGGAGATCTTCTCCTTCCTCATCTCCCTCATCTTCATCTACGAGACCTTCTCCaaactgggcaag ATCTTTCAAGAGCATCCTCTTCAACGCTGTTACCTCGTCAACGGCACAtggacatcatcatcatgcaaCCACACTGTGGTCGACGTGCCTGACAAGGTGGTAGGAGAGCCCAACACAGCCCTTCTGACGCTGGTGCTCATGTCTGGAACCTTCTTCATTGCATTCTACCTGCGCAAGTTCAAGAACAGTGCCTTCTTCCCTGGCAAG CTCCGTAGGATGATTGGAGACTTCGGGGTTCCCATCTCGATTCTCATCATGGTGTTGGTGGACTACAGCATAAAAGACACCTACACCCAG AAGCTGAGCGTGCCCACAGGCTTCTCGGTGACCAGTCCTGAGAAGCGGGGGTGGCTGATCCCTCCGCTGGGCTCAGACGGCCAGTTCCCTGTCTGGATGATGGGTGCTAGCATCCTACCCGCACTGCTCGTTTTCATCCTTATCTTCATGGAGACGCAGATCACCAC GCTAATAGTCTGTAAGAAGGAGCGGATGCTGTTGAAGGGCTCCGGATTCCACCTGGACCTGCTCATCATTGTGGCCATAGGTGGGGTTTCAGCCCTGTTCGGCCTGCCCTGGTTGGCCGCCGCCACCGTGCGTTCTGTCACCCACACCAACGCCCTTACCGTCATGAGCAAAGCGGTGGCCCCCGGCGATAAGCCCCGTATCCAGGAAGTGAAAGAGCAGAGGGTGACGGGCTTCTTCGTAGCTCTGTTCGTTG GTTTGTCCATTGTGATCGGAGATCTCCTGCGCCAAATTCCCATCGCTGTGCTCTTTGGGATTTTCCTCTACATGGGTGTCATGTCCCTCAACGGTATCCAGCTCACAGAGCGCATGCTGCTGCTGCTTATGCCCCCCAAGTATCATCCTGACCACACCTATGTCCGCAAG gtgagGACCCTGCGGATGCACCTGTTCACAGGGATTCAGCTGGTGTGTCTGGCGGCTCTGTGGGCGGTCATGTCCACAGCGGCCTCGTTGGCCTTCCCCTTCGTTCTCATCCTCACCGTGCCTGTCAAATGGTTCCTGCTGCCCCGCATCTTCACCACACGTGAGATGCAGTGT TTGGATGCAGATGACGCAGAACCTAAGTTtgatgagagggagggacaggatgAGTACACGGAGATGCACATGCCTGTATAA